A window of the Streptomyces griseochromogenes genome harbors these coding sequences:
- a CDS encoding MBL fold metallo-hydrolase, with translation MMYTGEVKVGGPAEVHELKDLMITKIAVGPMDNNAYLLRCRATDEQLLIDAANEAHTLLAMIGDDGIASVVTTHQHGDHWQALAEVVSATGARTYAGRDDATGIPVPTDVLVDDGDVITVGRVELTARHLVGHTPGSIALVYDDPHGHPHVFTGDCLFPGGVGNTRKNPKAFASLIHDVETKIFGTLPDETWVYPGHGNDTTLGAERPHLPEWHARGW, from the coding sequence ATGATGTACACCGGAGAGGTCAAGGTCGGCGGACCGGCAGAGGTGCACGAGCTGAAAGACCTGATGATCACCAAGATCGCGGTCGGCCCGATGGACAACAACGCCTATCTGCTGCGCTGCCGGGCCACCGACGAGCAGCTCCTCATCGATGCCGCCAACGAGGCACACACACTGCTCGCCATGATCGGTGACGACGGCATCGCGTCCGTCGTCACCACCCATCAGCACGGCGACCACTGGCAGGCGCTCGCCGAGGTCGTCTCCGCCACCGGCGCCCGTACGTACGCCGGACGGGACGACGCCACGGGCATCCCGGTGCCCACCGACGTCCTGGTCGATGACGGTGACGTCATCACGGTGGGGCGCGTGGAACTCACCGCGCGCCATCTCGTCGGGCACACCCCGGGCTCCATCGCGCTGGTCTACGACGACCCGCACGGCCACCCGCACGTCTTCACCGGGGACTGCCTCTTCCCGGGCGGAGTCGGCAACACGCGCAAAAACCCGAAGGCCTTCGCCAGTCTGATCCACGACGTGGAGACGAAGATCTTCGGCACGCTGCCGGACGAGACCTGGGTCTACCCCGGGCACGGCAACGACACCACTCTGGGAGCGGAGCGGCCGCATCTGCCGGAGTGGCACGCGCGCGGGTGGTGA